A region of Mobula birostris isolate sMobBir1 chromosome X, sMobBir1.hap1, whole genome shotgun sequence DNA encodes the following proteins:
- the dnajc22 gene encoding dnaJ homolog subfamily C member 22, with product MIKSLVITYVLWSLGGPLGLHHIYLGRDSHALLWMVTFGGFGFGWIREFWHLPKYVQNANLRHKKTQRKRDKQPSMKIIRTFGQFVVGVYFGIVALISLSPLSGFYIMVLPLAITLGVHLVANVGEQTSDIKATMIASIVTSIIFYGRPIATIPISIVASVVSMQHRLYKTSSDTEDNLRVRLYRLALAWLAFTMPIFYCMFHNTTVTITYISDTINIILDSLRIFPLVSGLFESILLLPYHAWKLSTGGTGLSYGYNQEWEKLFASITSIKTERERLAYKVLGLRQEATLEEINTSYRELVKRWHPDHNRHNLNEAEQQFLEIQAAYEVLTKKQTRDTPEL from the exons ATGATCAAAAGTTTGGTGATCACTTATGTCCTCTGGTCATTAGGTGGACCTTTAGGTCTCCATCACATCTACCTTGGGAGAGATAGCCATGCCTTACTGTGGATGGTGACATTTGGTGGATTTGGGTTTGGGTGGATTCGTGAGTTTTGGCATTTGCCAAAGTATGTGCAAAATGCAAACTTGCGCCACAAAAAGACTCAAAGGAAAAGAGATAAACAACCATCAATGAAAATTATCCGAACTTTTGGCCAATTTGTAGTTGGGGTTTACTTTGGTATCGTTGCTCTCATAAGTCTATCTCCATTAAGTGGTTTCTACATCATGGTCTTGCCGCTTGCTATCACACTGGGTGTTCACCTTGTAGCTAATGTTGGTGAGCAAACGTCCGATATAAAGGCAACTATGATAGCCTCCATTGTTACCTCCATCATATTCTATGGCAGACCCATTGCAACAATACCCATCAGTATTGTTGCTAGTGTTGTCTCTATGCAACACCGCCTCTACAAGACTTCAAGCGACACGGAAGACAATTTAAGGGTGCGACTTTACAGATTAGCTTTAGCTTGGCTGGCTTTCACAATGCCAATCTTCTATTGTATGTTTCACAATACTACAGTTACAATTACGTACATCTCCGACACCATTAATATTATCCTGGATTCACTCCGAATATTCCCACTGGTCAGTGGTCTCTTTGAATCTATATTACTTCTTCCATATCATGCATGGAAGCTCTCCACTGGTGGAACTGGATTAAGCTATGGTTACAATCAGGAATGGGAAAAGTTATTTGCATCTATCACTTCCATAAAGACTGAAAGAGAAAGGTTAGCGTACAAG GTGCTGGGACTACGCCAGGAAGCAACCTTGGAAGAAATTAACACAAGTTATAGAGAGTTGGTGAAACGCTGGCACCCTGATCACAACCGACATAATTTAAATGAAGCAGAACAACAATTTCTTGAGATACAGGCAGCATATGAAGTACTTACGAAAAAGCAGACAAGAGACACTCCAGAGCTGTGA